The Arachis ipaensis cultivar K30076 chromosome B07, Araip1.1, whole genome shotgun sequence genome includes a window with the following:
- the LOC107608298 gene encoding uncharacterized protein LOC107608298, protein MELWNFVLRDSSVDVELIIKRERERRHGSRGEKGETHASHRRFCSSKPRCRRRSVHYRSPPPLLVVLNCCTVVAAIRVTGNMAVITGTTIGVTVISIQPFVLVWHTTSRCCVVTGAAVAPFSQLFVSPD, encoded by the exons ATGGAATTGTGGAACTTTGTTTTACGTGACAGTTCTGTTGATGTGGAACTTATAATCA agcgagagagagagagaaggcacGGGAGCAGAGGAGAGAAAGGAGAGACCCACGCCAGCCACCGCCGCTTCTGCAGCTCGAAACCCCGCTGCCGCCGCCGGAGTGTGCATTACCG CTCTCCACCGCCGCTGCTTGTTGTTCTGAACTGCTGCACCGTCGTTGCCGCCATTCGGGTCACTGGGAACATGGCAGTGATCACCGGAACCACCATCGGAGTTACCGTTATTTCAATTCAGCCGTTCGTCCTTGTTTGG CATACAACATCAAGGTGCTGTGTCGTCACCGGAGCTGCTGTTGCTCCATTTTCTCAATTATTTGTAAGCCCA GATTGA